The Chionomys nivalis chromosome 1, mChiNiv1.1, whole genome shotgun sequence sequence ATTCACATAAATGGCGTATAGGTGTGCAGGcccgcttgtaatcccagcacacagtgcagttggGTGAGGATAGGGGTAGGTGAGGCTGGGGCTGCATGGAGGAAGATGCAACTTGCTGCTGAGGTCCATCTACATTTCTGATGAGGACCAGGTAGGTAAGGAAGAATGGAGGGCAGCTTGAGGCAACGCAGCCAAGGACTTGGTCCTAGAAGCCTTGAGGCAACGCAGCCAAGGACTTGGTCCTAGAAGCCAGGGACAGAGATTCTGACATCATGACTGTGAGGTGGGGCTGACAGACTGGGTACACGTTTAATTATTACAGGAAGGCAGAAGGGACAGACGCATGAGGGCGCTCCTTGGGCTCAATGGGAGGAATGAGAGGGTTGGCCAAAGTCCAGGCTGCTGCTGGGGTTACTCCTGGTGAGGCCAGACTGGCTGATGAGgcaggaaaacttttttttttcttttcgaatGGGGTGCTCCATGGTGGCCTAATGGCAAGTTTAATAAAATATGACAGCCCCCTGCCTCTGTTCCTCTGCCAGCCAACCCATATGCTGCATCCTGTCTCTTGGCGAGCTGATTAGGAGAGCAGGTTCAGGAGGCAGGTCACTTCCATGAAGTCATCAGGGAGCCACTGAGTTAATGATGGCTCCGGGCAATGAGGCTCAGACTTTTTCCATCCACAGCTCACTCTTGGCAAAGCAAAAGACCTCACATGTTCCCACTTACTAAAACGGAAACCCTTCTTTCTAGAATGCGACTTACCTTCGACGGCCAGTCGCTATCACCGCTCCCTTTGTGTCCCTTTGATGCCTTTGTCCCCCCATCTCCTTGTAAAACCACATCCACGGACGGTTAAGTCTGACTTTTAATCCATGCTTGtttgggggctgggggtgggtactgaaagacccccggtagggaccttccctcaggtggagaccccggacccacagaccaggccgagaccacgagtcggatgcaaactgcaagaggtttattaagtagacacaggtacctgcgggcgacaaagtctttcggaggacttgcgcacctgcagactgggaggaggactttttataggaaagagggcagcaaaaagcaatttacagaagcagaagcttggttatcggaatgaggcgggggggggggcatgaatggttttcctctcccagcatggatgtctggcagcagacatcctgctcttatcttataggtatcctactttgaagtcatcctgctttgtagatgtcctatcttatagatatcctgttttcctctcacgagagcaggctagctgctgatcctgagaatctttcaagcaaacaggacgttctcccggggagcctgctagctgcgggttctgaggagggggtctgtaggatctttcattcccccattttcttttatcatagagttaaatcttttactctaagCAGTTATGGAACCTCGGTTTCTTCTTGTTGTAACATATGATACTGATGGGTCAGTACTAGGGCCTGAataactgacagcctgtctttcatTAACCGGACCAAGCAgtttaagatgcagggcccaaacaggagtatcagaaggaggataattaatcaagggacccatcagaggagacaatagagtcgtaaaccagggagacttattaaaccaTCCTTCGAACCATCCCTGTTGCGATCCGagcagcttttgtgtctgtctttacctctctctaagctttgtcatagtgtggttcgcatagaaacaacattcctctttgagtgccgcgcataaccctccctcttgtaaaaacaacatgtctagccccctcctgttttgtagggctacctctgagagggggagttaatgactcttcaagtgcgctaaccgattcttccagcgccttgatatcagtatgcatggctgcctgaagttgtctaaattggCTGGTCTCCATAATCTAGGACTAAGGGGTTGCATCTACCTCCTGGGGTGGCGCCCTGGACATTGGTAGCGGTAGCGATACCATAGCAGGGGCCACAAgctccacccccccacacaagtccagggtccccttccTGAGTACCCAGGCGTGGTTCCTTGTCTGACCATGATTAGATCCCAGATGGAGGAGGGTTTCCAGTAAGCCTCCCCCGTCGTTTCGCAACCCCATTGGGCACAGTAACCGTCCCCCGGCCCTCCACGTCCCTTTTGTGTATTTTGTCCTGGACAAACAtttgttcctggtcccatgtcgtccccctccaccccccctgGTGATGGCAGTCATATCCCGGGAATGTCGCCATCCCCAGTCTTAGTAGGGCCCATATAATGATCCAAGGGCCCCACGGgtaagccttatctttaaggggttttgagtgcgttgggctctccatgctggggttgcggcgggctccattttgtcagctgtatgggcggccttaacgtgtgaggcgtggatccaggctgcgatgccgtcaacctttagtgccattgggggtcagaaggacagtgtaAGGGCCTTTCCACCGAGGTTCCAAGTTTTAGGTCTGGTGTCTGCGGACCCAAACAGTATCTCCTATCTGGAAGGGATGCGGTTCCACTGGCTGGTTCAGTTGGTCTCGGTAAGCAGCAGCGAGTGgcttccaaacctctctctgcacaatctgtagacacctgtaaatgagcctccagagaaggactgttagcaaaatcggcaatgtttgaattaaagaaatttataaatgggggAGGAGCCCCATATAGGATTTCAAAGGGAGTCAGTCCATGAGGCCCCGGAGTGTTgcgggccctgtacagggccagtggtaagaggagcacccagtctctagtgccagttgcaagcgttaatttggataaggtctccttaattgttctattcatgcgttctacctgtcctgaactttggggtctacacgcacaatgtaatttccattcgacccctaggagtttggccacctactgacttacctgggagatGAAGGCGGGTCCGTTATCGGTGCCAAGACTTGAGGCATTCcgtacctgggaaatatttcttccaagagctttttggtcaccacctttgaggtttcgtttttggtgggaaaggcttctacccatcctgaaaaAGTGTCTATGAACACCAAGAAGTATCTGTACCCCTAGAGACCTGGCTTAACCTCCGTAAAGTCGATCTCCCAATGTACTCCGGGACGATGTCTCCGTGCCCGAACTCCTGGACcaagcttggttctgcctgcatttacctgagcgcaggcttggcattcatcagtcactttttgcagggctccgtccctgttcaggaggtattggcctgactcctgtctgtccaacaaggttttcatcttctttggccccaaatgagtcaatttatgcaagtagtctattattttataagtatgttttgttggcataccaatcttttccttgaaaacccaatgttgcttttcggggtcatatgtggcccccattttctttaggagatcaatgtcctctttactatagggtagcgaactggaggcttgggcctcttccgggttcgtcaaggggagagcttgggaggtcttggttgattttatagcaatctcTCGAGCAGCGTTATCTGCCagcctatttcccttttcctcagggctatggcctttttgatgcccagggCAGTGCATAATACTTAATTTTTGGGGCAAAAGTAAGGCTTTCAGGAGTGCCAGtatctcaagtttgtttttaatttcctttccttctgaggtcagcagccctcgtcttcaataaatttccccatgtatgtgagccgtggcgaatgcatatcggctatccgtataaacattcagtctcttaccttctgccatccggagtgcctaggtcagagcgatgagttcagccctctgggcggaggtgcctgctggtagggcttctgcccaaactacctcagtctctgttgtcattgctgcccccgcctttcgtttcccatttgccaggaaactgctgccatccgtATACCAAGTATAGTCAGCATCTCGGAGGGGTTGATTCGTCAGGTCCGGTCTGGTCCCGTGTGTTTCTGCGAGGATCTGGAGGCAGTCGTGGTGTTCCGGGTCCTCAGGCAGGGGGAGCAAGGTCGCAGGATTAAGAGCGACCACAGGTCCGAATTGCACCCGGTCCGcattcaggagcagggcttggtagtaagtcatgctggcattggagagccagcggtctggaggctgcttgaccaaggcttccaccgcatggggtgccaggatagtcagtggctggcccagggttagtttacccgcgtctttagtgaggactgcaatagctgctaccattcgcagacagggcggccaccctgaagaaactgggttgagtttctttgagagataggctacaggacgcctccaagggcccagtttttgagttaggacccctttggcgtaaccctgtctctcatccacgaacaagtcaaagggtttggtaatgtcagggaggcctaaagcaggggaggctggtaaggctttcttaatgtttttgaaagccctctgctgttcctctccccagTCAAACATTGTCCCTTGTTTAGTTAGAGGATACAAGGGTGCAGCCATTTCGGcaaaccctgggatccagaggcggcagaatcccgctgttcccagaaactctcGCAGCTGGCGGGGGTTCGGGGGGGCAGGGATGTTAGTGATAGTCTGTTTGCGCACCtcggtcagccatctctgtccatcttttaattgataacctaagtaaatgacttgcttctggcacatctgagccttcctggctgatGCTCCATATCCTAATTGTcccaatgtctgtaggagggactttgtgccctcctgacattctttctctgaagcggccgccagaaggaggtcatcaacGTATTAAAGCAATGTCAGGGTAGGGTACTGAACCTGAAAGTCTGCCAGGTCCCGGTGCAGAGCCTCATCAAAGAGGATCGGGCTGTTCTTGAATCCCTGGGGGAGCCTAGTCCAGGTCAATTGACCTGAAAGACCAAGATCTGGGtccttccattcaaaggcaaaaaggggCTGGCTCTCCGGATGCAGCCgcaagcagaagaaggcatcctttAAGTCTAATACAGTATACCAAACgtgggatggtggcagagtgctcaatAAGTTATAGGGGTTGGGGACCGTGGGGTGCATGTCCTCCACCCTTTTGTTGACCTCCCTCAAATCCTGCACTGGCTGgtagtccccagtccctggtttctttactggtaaaaAGGGGAGTATTCCATGGTGACCGGCAGGGAGTGAGAATGCCCTGGtccaagagcctcttttttttttgcagtaagcacattggtccctgtccattttggcccccttcctttctcccagcctacctccctctctttcttgtccttgaactacagtggccagcagcctgcttaattctttattctgtttcatgtctctttcctcatttattggttgctcctctgaatatacttgtaaattctcctttccttctctctttcccctatctctctgcctctttctttgcctccttcagcagatcctgtattgtatatccctgcagaccttccagcctctgtaatttacttctgatatccggactggactgccaaataaaggacattgaaatgCTAGTGGCCTGCCCCAGTTCCCCCGGGTCATAGGGAGTATACATCCTATAAGCATCCTTGAGCCTCTCTAAGAAGGCTGCGGGCGTCTCTTCATTTCCCTGTATTACTTGCCTAACCTGGGCCAAATTGGTGGGGCGGCGTGCCGCCCCTCGGAGACCCGCTACAAGCAGCTGGCGATAGAGGCGTAGGTGTCCCCTACCTGCAGCTGTGGTGAAGTCCCAATCAGGTCGCATCAGAGGGAAGGCCTCATCAATTTCGTTAGGCAAAAGGGTTGGGTGACCGTTGTCGCCTGGAACGTTTCTCCGAGCCTccaaaaagactctttgcttttcctctgaggtcagcagggcttgcaagagttgctggcaatcatcccaggtgggctggtgggtgactaaaatagactcgattagattagtcaacgccactgggtttttggaaaaggaagggttatgctgtttccagttacagagatcagaagctgagaatggccAGTACTGTTGCTGTCCATTCGGACCCTCTCGGAGGGGAAGGGCGTGGGAGGTGGAATCAGGCGGCGGCTCGCGTCTGTCCCTCTGTTGGCCAGCCATAGGTGAGAGGGCCGGGGATTCTTGTGGGGGCCCCTTGGCCATCGCCGCTTCGGGTCCCTCTGGGCTATCTGATCCTGCATATGGAGGAGGCTCAACATTTTACAGGGggtgtcaaacttttccaacttctataagcagttacaaatatcatcaggtcaattccagtaagagtacaatgacagacattgttgttattaaataccatcagttccagtctctgagaaacagttaaaaccccaattttccccccttcttaagtgaagaggggttgttaacaattgtcccatggtaccagatttaggctcgagcacaaacagatatacaaaaacaaagaacatatttaaacacaaaaatccaacaattAGACACAAACAATATGGACGTGCAGCACGGCTTAGGcgcaaaaccaaaagcaaaaattcagacgGAGACTCTCCGGCCACCTTTGGAATGTGGCCCGTCAGATGAGCACCGAAAAGGCTCCAGATTCAGACccaagtcagcaaagcaagactttgCATCTGATACAGATTGAGCTCTGGAAAAGCTGATACAGATTGAGTTCCGGAAAAGCTGATACAGATTGAGCTCCGGAAAAGCTGCCACCTAATTCcgggctccagacacccttggaacgtcttccagggcttCGGGGTGGAAgtccgagctcgtcagctccttcctgggcccGCCAGATACAGAGCACCCAGACCTGAGTGTACAGACTTAACAAAGAACATAAACAAtgcagacacagactaacaaattggtgctggccagcttacctcccgatggtgggtcggtggtccctgggtgggggcctcttttcccggccaatgcaccaaatgaaagacccccggtagggaccttccctcaggtggagaccccggacccacagaccaggccgagaccacgagtcggatgcaaactgcaagaggtttattaagtagacacaggtacctgcgggcgacaaagtctttcggaggacttgcgcacctgcagactgggaggaggactttttataggaaagagggcagcaaaaagcaatttacagaagcagaagcttggttatcggaatgaggcgggggggggggggggcatgaatggttttcctctcccagcatggatgtctggcagcagacatcctgctcttatcttataggtatcctactttgaagtcatcctgctttgtagatgtcctatcttatagatatcctgttttcctctcacgagagcaggctagctgctgatcctgagaatctttcaagcaaacaggacgttctcccgggagcctgctagctgcgggttctgaggagggggtctgtaggatcTTTCAGGTACCACAATTATGTTGAATGTTCTCATCTTCAGTTCATGCCCACAGGTTATCACCCACTTAGAGGTTATCACACAGAGCCTGAACGCATCACTTTCTCACTCAAGATAATGACTAAGACTTCACTCCTTCTCCTCAAACCCCTAGTGCCTTCCTTCTTCATCATTCCCTCTTCATGGTCAggccaccattccccctccccgcTGCACTAGTGTCCTGCTTCTTTCCTATATCTGCAGAGCCAACCTCTTCACCTGTGTTTCATCTCATCCCTTCTTTTCTGGTCAAGGACGTCACCCCAGCCATATTTCCCACTCTCTCCTCCATCTTCAGCTCTTCACTTCCTCCTAAATCTTTCCTAACAGTGTACACACATGGAATTGTGACTTCCAGCTTTAAAAACACCTTTTGGGCCAAAGTTACCTAAAACTTTTTGTGTGCTTCCCAATGCCACAAAACTGCTCTAGGAAGTTTTCTGTGTTCCGCTTCTAACCCTTGTCTCCTCgcagtctctcttccatccttttGTCTCAGTTTCCAGTTTCCACCTTGCACTTGTCACTGTTCACGAGTCCACTGGGAACGTCTGGTCATCTTAGCTATACTTCGTGCATCTCATCTTCTCTTCTGTGCTGACTTCTTCCTCAGCCTCAAGACAACAGTTTCTTTGTTCTTGGTTTCTGGAACTTGATTTCTTGGCATCTTTGGTCCTTTAAGGTTGCTCCTTCATCCACAGCCATCACTATCACACTTGGTACAGTTCCAGTCTCCTGGTTACCTAGGTTCATCACCCCTATGGTTACCCTCCTGGCTGGAACTGCATCACCTTCACCTGAACTGTTCAGTGACCTTCCACCCTTGTCTCGCTgcagtatattaaaaaaaaaaaagacagctagAGGGTGTTGGCTAAgatttttgtcctgcccagttcccacagtcgttaagtcccaaagaaatcacacagaggtctacattagttataaactgattggcctagtgtctcaggcttcttattaactcttctaactttcattagcccataattcttgtctgtgttagccacgtggcttggtaccttttttggcaaggcagtcacatcttgcatctCTGTacctgggtcacaactgcagactgaaacttccctcttcccagaattctcattgccctgcctctacttcctgcctggctactggccaatcagcattttattaaaaataatacaagtaacaggataaaagaccactgTCCCACCTTCTGTAACAAATGGCAcccacgtggacaactgcatccacataaagcctgagagagcttgggaagttattctagatataaaataatagagttaagcacagcttattgatagcagcactttctccagtgggctctgtttgttacaggcaagtgctctcatttaagagaggcttcctaactcagctttagctgcaaaactttgaagctcttttaagaggtcctgccaccaaacacttaaacggtgttgatgaaaagctgactgcatactttttggtggtgacagggaccttgaaatgccatagagttgtggcaataagcATGGCTCCAATCAGTACCTCTggcatgaggctagactctcagaaagctaagaaatggggtggatccagccatcaaggCCACagtttaatcctagccatataacttagcaaattaaagactcatgtggtcagaaaaagagagatatacaataaagatagattcaaagacgAACAAAACCTCTAAAcaatttactgtgtgtttaaaaatatatgcaggcttgggaaattttttttttaaaaagaataaagtccttaaaataaaaaaaaaagaaagaaagagggtagctgggcatagtggcacacaccttgaatcccaacacttgggaaacagaggcaggcaaatctctgtgagttcagggtatggtggcacacactttgaatcccagcacttgggaggcagaggcaggcagatctctgtgcaaggacagtctggtttacaaagtgagctccaggacagccaaagatacacagagaaaccctgtttcaaaaagccaaaaattaaaaataaagataaaagaaatagaggttaaaataaagcc is a genomic window containing:
- the LOC130885653 gene encoding uncharacterized protein LOC130885653 gives rise to the protein MAKGPPQESPALSPMAGQQRDRREPPPDSTSHALPLREGPNGQQQYWPFSASDLCNWKQHNPSFSKNPVALTNLIESILVTHQPTWDDCQQLLQALLTSEEKQRVFLEARRNVPGDNGHPTLLPNEIDEAFPLMRPDWDFTTAAGRGHLRLYRQLLVAGLRGAARRPTNLAQVRQVIQGNEETPAAFLERLKDAYRMYTPYDPGELGQATSISMSFIWQSSPDIRSKLQRLEGLQGYTIQDLLKEAKKEAER